From a region of the Zingiber officinale cultivar Zhangliang chromosome 4B, Zo_v1.1, whole genome shotgun sequence genome:
- the LOC121978749 gene encoding uncharacterized protein LOC121978749 — MATRLAKGSRVEVMRRNADDSRTPPYSWRCGDLLSFNSQQFIVRLDDPEVPVQCVSRDCIRPCPPPFVGRFRWKAGDPAELFEDHAWWPAKVVDVDDRRRVVDVWRWNSATQIRVRPSKLRQRKQWIHAKWSVIDKSEAEAEVPSQPCEDRESCNMSGRKRMSPSEGEVESRPCRRQVVFWTSSVDYSSDSTSSSSVDYSSDSASSSSTVEQCVNDLIKYILEKQLYVK, encoded by the exons ATGGCGACCAGGTTGGCGAAGGGGAGCAGAGTGGAGGTGATGCGGCGAAACGCCGACGACAGCCGCACACCTCCGTATTCATGGCGCTGCGGCGATCTCCTCTCATTCAATTCCCAGCAGTTCATCGTTCGCCTGGACGACCCCGAGGTGCCGGTGCAGTGCGTGTCGAGGGATTGCATCCGCCCGTGCCCTCCTCCCTTCGTCGGCCGCTTCCGGTGGAAAGCCGGCGACCCGGCCGAATTGTTCGAGGACCACGCGTGGTGGCCGGCGAAGGTCGTCGACGTGGATGATCGCCGTAGGGTCGTCGACGTTTGGCGCTGGAACTCGGCGACGCAGATCCGAGTTCGCCCGTCCAAGCTTCGGCAGAGGAAACAATGGATTCACGCGAAGTGGTCTGTGATCGATAAGTCTGAG GCGGAAGCAGAGGTTCCTTCTCAGCCGTGCGAGGACAGAGAGTCCTGCAACATGTCCGGTCGGAAGAGGATGAGTCCGTCGGAGGGAGAGGTGGAGAGCCGTCCCTGCCGGCGCCAAGTTGTTTTCTGGACGTCTTCGGTGGATTATTCCAGTGATTCGACATCGTCGTCTTCGGTGGATTATTCCAGTGATTCGGCATCGTCGTCTTCG ACTGTTGAACAATGTGTAAATGATTTGATTAAGTATATATTAGAAAAACAATTATATGTAAAGTGA